Proteins encoded by one window of Deinococcus radiodurans R1 = ATCC 13939 = DSM 20539:
- the rpoZ gene encoding DNA-directed RNA polymerase subunit omega, with protein sequence MAEKDIDKLLSLTDSKYRLSVVTAKRALQLRSGAPSVLPVEQRVRTHNLVTQAMRELATGQLTVGTNLIDEQRFHQDYVRQRQAQLQAQLNAERERERD encoded by the coding sequence ATGGCAGAAAAAGATATCGACAAGCTCCTTTCCCTGACCGACAGCAAGTACCGCCTGTCGGTCGTGACCGCCAAGCGCGCCCTGCAACTGCGCAGCGGCGCCCCCAGCGTGCTCCCCGTCGAGCAGCGGGTCCGCACCCACAACCTGGTCACCCAGGCGATGCGCGAACTCGCCACCGGGCAGCTCACGGTGGGCACCAACCTGATCGACGAGCAGCGCTTCCACCAGGACTACGTGCGCCAGCGTCAGGCCCAGTTGCAGGCGCAGCTCAACGCCGAGCGCGAGCGCGAACGCGACTGA
- the hisA gene encoding 1-(5-phosphoribosyl)-5-[(5-phosphoribosylamino)methylideneamino]imidazole-4-carboxamide isomerase: MTLPLPQVIPCVDIQSGRAVRLYEGDPDRETVYFDSPRAAARHWVTLGAGFLHLVDLDAATGRGENRAVIAEIVRELGVPVEVGGGVRDRAAAQSLLTAGVARVVIGTAAVRNPELVAELIAEYGPERVVVSLDARGLEVATHGWAAGSGVSVADLTPRLAEAGLRTLIFTDVTRDGTLRGLDRDLMRQVRGLWHGELIVGGGVADTNDVRLLAEEGIEGAIVGRAIYEGTLPYPVRL; encoded by the coding sequence ATGACGCTTCCTTTGCCTCAGGTCATTCCCTGCGTGGACATCCAGTCGGGCCGCGCCGTGCGGCTGTACGAGGGCGACCCTGACCGCGAAACCGTGTATTTTGACTCGCCGCGCGCCGCCGCGCGTCACTGGGTCACCCTGGGCGCCGGGTTTCTGCATCTGGTGGACCTCGACGCCGCCACCGGACGCGGCGAGAACCGCGCCGTCATCGCCGAAATCGTGCGCGAGCTGGGCGTGCCGGTCGAAGTGGGCGGCGGCGTGCGCGACCGGGCGGCGGCGCAATCCCTCCTCACGGCGGGCGTCGCGCGGGTCGTGATCGGCACGGCGGCGGTCCGCAATCCCGAACTGGTGGCCGAGTTGATTGCCGAATACGGGCCGGAGCGGGTGGTCGTCAGCCTCGACGCGCGCGGTCTGGAAGTCGCCACCCACGGCTGGGCAGCAGGCAGCGGCGTGAGCGTGGCCGACCTGACCCCCCGGCTGGCGGAGGCTGGGCTGCGAACCCTGATTTTTACCGACGTGACCCGCGACGGCACCCTGCGCGGCCTGGACCGTGACCTGATGCGGCAGGTGCGCGGGCTGTGGCACGGCGAATTGATCGTGGGCGGCGGCGTGGCCGACACGAATGACGTGCGCCTGCTCGCCGAGGAGGGCATTGAAGGCGCCATCGTGGGCCGCGCCATCTATGAGGGGACGTTGCCTTATCCGGTGCGGCTGTAA
- a CDS encoding FtsW/RodA/SpoVE family cell cycle protein: MSLQLLIAQVLLLLLGSLGISAAAPDLIVKHGLRALLAVALTFAVARIRPRTLLKWGTNVWIVALVLLVLVLFIGQGSQDSPGVRRWLSIAGQEFQPSEFAKLALVLQLASFFSRRGVQNKLLSATGMIIATTALVIFEPDLGTSVLTFGLGIIVMYAAGVRLFNIGGLVLALGLFSLPFVNSYLESHPYILKRWTGHQVRDDGVVTGLDQIGMAHRDLNYGGWWGQGPDGPRWEYFAAHTDMVVAAVGFSSGLLGVLTLLFAYWLIVSTALQVAQLATRIRPMSAEIHGASILAIGCMFLVVGQAFVNLAVAAGLFPVTGVPLPLVSYGFSSMLTMSVALGIIHSAMREVRRQLPVEVKMDDFVGAAADD; encoded by the coding sequence GTGAGCCTGCAACTCCTGATCGCGCAGGTGCTGCTGCTGCTGCTCGGCTCGCTGGGCATTTCCGCCGCCGCGCCCGACCTGATCGTGAAACACGGCCTGCGGGCCTTGCTGGCGGTCGCTCTCACCTTCGCCGTCGCCCGGATTCGCCCGCGCACGCTGCTCAAGTGGGGCACCAACGTCTGGATCGTGGCACTGGTGCTGCTGGTGCTGGTGCTGTTCATCGGGCAGGGGTCACAGGACAGCCCCGGCGTGCGGCGCTGGCTGAGTATCGCCGGGCAGGAATTCCAGCCCTCCGAGTTCGCCAAGCTCGCGCTGGTGCTGCAACTCGCCTCGTTCTTCTCGCGCCGGGGCGTGCAGAACAAGCTGCTGAGCGCCACCGGCATGATCATAGCGACCACGGCCCTGGTCATTTTCGAGCCCGACCTGGGCACCAGTGTCCTGACCTTTGGGCTGGGCATCATCGTGATGTACGCCGCCGGGGTGCGGCTCTTCAACATCGGCGGGCTGGTGCTGGCGCTGGGGCTGTTTTCCCTCCCCTTCGTCAACAGCTACCTCGAAAGTCACCCTTACATCCTCAAGCGCTGGACCGGGCATCAGGTTCGCGACGACGGGGTCGTGACCGGCCTCGACCAGATCGGCATGGCGCACCGCGACCTCAACTACGGCGGCTGGTGGGGGCAGGGGCCCGACGGCCCGCGCTGGGAATACTTCGCGGCGCACACCGACATGGTGGTGGCGGCGGTAGGCTTTTCGAGCGGGCTGCTCGGCGTGCTCACGCTTCTGTTCGCCTACTGGCTGATCGTGTCCACCGCGCTGCAAGTCGCGCAGCTCGCCACCCGCATCCGGCCCATGAGCGCCGAGATTCACGGGGCGAGCATCCTCGCCATCGGCTGCATGTTTTTGGTGGTCGGGCAGGCGTTCGTCAACCTCGCCGTCGCCGCCGGGCTGTTTCCGGTGACCGGGGTGCCGCTGCCGCTCGTCAGCTACGGCTTTTCCTCCATGCTGACCATGAGCGTGGCGCTGGGCATCATTCACTCGGCCATGCGCGAGGTGCGCCGCCAACTGCCGGTCGAGGTCAAGATGGACGACTTCGTGGGGGCCGCGGCGGACGACTGA
- a CDS encoding copper amine oxidase N-terminal domain-containing protein, with protein sequence MYTEYPFDPDGANITARRWSGKQDVFFQPGTYAVSLQVTNSRGVQSEPFTRTIRVQGAAVDTPLGYALKYSELGDAISDPQVLSYPTVVAQPAERENFPLLFSDSPEAPSQSGVLYQDTVAGRARLLAYHLNALGKPARLYVMARNVEARPVQVRTERQGETAPTRVEGQLGQVTLLDYFASTADHTLTLAPGEFAAVYASPTLSAGSGVNVLQDLTTTGRVELTFLMLEDGLPPTLQVLQQLPYLPADGRHQRGTFPEAVRALRVNLTRLPARLVIGDGLVDPAITGVDRLTGQPMRLSGNYGVLYDLEINGTAGTAVALSPRGGLYRGAMNIQDGTVNQTIKLPRTGNAIAPNQPVLLWRPATNRLNIDFVPASGSSLPVSLVFYPARLPGLDGAVKTYQP encoded by the coding sequence ATCTACACCGAGTACCCCTTCGACCCCGACGGCGCCAACATCACGGCGCGGCGCTGGAGCGGCAAGCAGGACGTGTTTTTTCAGCCCGGCACCTACGCCGTCTCCCTTCAGGTGACCAACTCACGGGGCGTGCAGAGTGAGCCTTTTACCCGGACCATTCGCGTGCAGGGGGCCGCTGTGGACACCCCGCTGGGCTACGCGCTCAAGTACTCCGAACTCGGCGACGCCATCAGCGACCCGCAGGTGCTGAGTTACCCCACCGTCGTGGCGCAGCCGGCGGAGCGCGAGAATTTTCCGCTGCTGTTCAGCGACAGCCCCGAAGCCCCGTCCCAGAGCGGAGTGCTGTACCAGGACACGGTGGCGGGGCGGGCGCGGCTGCTCGCGTATCACCTCAACGCCCTGGGCAAACCGGCGCGGCTGTACGTGATGGCGCGCAATGTCGAGGCGCGTCCGGTGCAGGTCCGCACCGAGCGGCAGGGCGAGACGGCGCCCACCCGTGTGGAAGGGCAGCTCGGGCAGGTCACGCTGCTCGACTATTTTGCCAGCACCGCCGACCACACGCTGACGCTCGCGCCCGGCGAGTTCGCCGCCGTGTACGCCAGCCCCACCCTCAGCGCGGGCAGCGGGGTCAACGTGCTGCAAGACCTGACGACCACGGGCCGGGTCGAACTCACCTTCCTGATGCTGGAAGACGGCCTGCCGCCCACCCTGCAAGTCTTGCAGCAGTTGCCTTACCTGCCCGCCGACGGGCGGCACCAGCGCGGCACCTTTCCCGAAGCGGTGCGGGCGCTGCGGGTGAACCTGACGCGGCTGCCCGCCCGGCTGGTCATCGGCGACGGACTGGTGGACCCGGCGATTACTGGCGTAGACCGCCTGACCGGGCAACCGATGCGGCTTTCGGGCAACTACGGCGTGCTGTACGACCTCGAAATCAACGGCACCGCCGGCACCGCCGTGGCGCTCAGCCCGCGCGGGGGCCTGTACCGGGGCGCCATGAACATTCAGGACGGCACGGTCAACCAGACCATCAAACTGCCGCGCACCGGCAACGCGATTGCCCCCAACCAGCCGGTGCTGCTGTGGCGCCCGGCAACCAACCGCCTGAACATCGACTTCGTGCCGGCGAGTGGCAGCAGCCTGCCGGTCAGCCTCGTCTTCTACCCCGCCCGCCTGCCGGGGCTCGACGGCGCGGTGAAGACGTACCAGCCCTAG
- a CDS encoding ABC transporter permease: protein MKSSRLTGWLLALPALVFTALLLALPLGRTLAEGGVNLGVWRDPYFLERLGWTLTQAAGTAGLALLVGAPLAYLLSRYEVPGKGAFLRLLLLPFVTPTLVAVLGLTALAGPHGWLTRLTGLDLSETPALLIWGNLFFNLPVMIRLAYGGFARVPTNLIGAARTLGASGARAAWDVALPLALPGLAAGAVLVFLYSALSFGLPLALGGERYATLEVEIYTLTALQLRLPEASALIVGQLALTLVATWLYTRLTRGGAGVATGGLPRARGGALAGITLLGGLTLLVCFAPLLAVVVRGLVGSAGPTLLYWRGVVNDEQTPLLLGNTLRFGALALLGATALGGLYALGAWLARSRVLDLISLLPLMVSPVSLAVGYLLAYPVLAATLPMLIAAYTLLALPLLVRSLLPALRAIPPRLFEAARTLGASPLAAHRTVTLPLTLPALRGGAALALATVLGEFGATLVLTRPEWATLSTGLYERLGRPGERNLGEACALATVLLLLSATAFTVLDGGEGEVT, encoded by the coding sequence GTGAAGTCTTCCCGCCTGACCGGCTGGCTGCTGGCACTGCCCGCGCTCGTGTTTACGGCGCTGCTGCTTGCACTCCCGCTGGGGCGCACGCTGGCCGAGGGCGGCGTGAATCTGGGGGTGTGGCGCGACCCGTATTTTCTGGAACGGCTGGGCTGGACGCTGACGCAGGCGGCGGGCACGGCGGGGCTGGCACTGCTGGTGGGGGCACCGCTCGCCTACCTGCTCTCGCGCTATGAAGTGCCGGGGAAAGGGGCCTTTTTGCGGCTGCTGCTGCTCCCCTTCGTGACGCCGACGCTGGTCGCGGTGCTGGGGCTCACGGCGCTGGCGGGGCCGCACGGGTGGCTGACGCGGTTGACGGGCCTGGACCTCAGCGAGACGCCCGCGCTGCTCATCTGGGGCAACCTCTTTTTCAACCTGCCGGTGATGATTCGCCTCGCCTACGGGGGCTTTGCGCGGGTGCCGACCAACCTGATCGGCGCGGCGCGCACGCTGGGAGCGTCGGGGGCGCGGGCGGCGTGGGACGTGGCGCTGCCGCTCGCGCTGCCGGGGCTGGCGGCGGGCGCGGTGCTGGTCTTTCTGTACTCGGCGCTGAGTTTCGGGCTGCCGCTCGCGCTTGGCGGCGAACGCTACGCCACGCTGGAAGTCGAGATTTATACCCTGACCGCGCTGCAACTGCGGCTCCCCGAAGCGAGTGCGCTGATCGTGGGACAACTTGCGCTCACGCTGGTGGCGACCTGGCTCTACACCCGGCTCACGCGGGGCGGCGCGGGCGTGGCGACGGGCGGCCTGCCGAGGGCGCGTGGGGGGGCGCTGGCAGGCATCACGCTGCTCGGCGGGCTCACGCTGCTGGTGTGCTTTGCGCCGCTGCTGGCAGTGGTCGTGCGCGGGCTGGTCGGGTCGGCGGGTCCGACGCTGCTCTACTGGCGGGGCGTGGTGAATGACGAGCAGACGCCGCTGCTGCTCGGCAACACGCTGCGGTTCGGGGCGCTCGCCCTGCTGGGGGCCACCGCGCTCGGCGGGCTGTACGCGCTGGGGGCGTGGCTGGCGCGCTCGCGGGTGCTCGACCTGATTTCGCTGCTGCCGCTGATGGTCTCGCCGGTTTCGCTCGCGGTGGGCTACCTGCTCGCCTACCCGGTGCTGGCCGCCACGCTGCCGATGCTGATCGCGGCCTACACCCTGCTCGCGCTGCCGCTGCTGGTGCGCTCGCTGCTGCCGGCGCTGCGGGCCATTCCACCCCGGCTGTTCGAAGCGGCGCGGACGCTGGGGGCCTCTCCCCTGGCGGCGCACCGCACGGTCACGCTGCCGCTGACTTTGCCGGCCCTGCGCGGCGGTGCGGCGCTGGCGCTGGCAACGGTGCTCGGCGAGTTCGGCGCAACCCTCGTCCTGACCCGCCCGGAATGGGCCACCCTTTCCACCGGCCTGTATGAACGCCTGGGCCGCCCCGGCGAGCGCAACCTCGGCGAAGCGTGCGCGCTGGCGACGGTGCTGCTGCTGCTCTCGGCCACCGCGTTCACGGTGCTCGACGGGGGCGAGGGCGAAGTCACTTGA
- a CDS encoding GGDEF domain-containing protein has product MSGLPFSPTPAAPGDTTTAFGMLGRQLQWRPLLLVGLVIVGLLAVTSISLETGDTWDRQFDRPLYFAVLLGSLVMAVRLWQPGQTLARASWQLLQAVTGWLLLKFALLLLFAAPGILARELVESLLWLPTLLNWGLISSFNLGRVALGRRITLSFLALSALLSGAWLLRWGWEPQVIQVLLQLLLSSATGYVYMSYFIQRVQQSRFSEGEHETLARLAYTDLLTGLPNRLRLQEELERRTAADEAFAVLIIDLDSFKVVNDTLGHNAGDTLLCAVTEVLRASPDTQAAFRLNGDEFVVLLSGVSGPEAVAVGQSVQTRALRHPLMQREVASTLSIGVSLYPEDASSASEVLRHADSAMSAVKRSGRGQVRRYQSEYDAQTERFQLWRVSWRRRSTTARAFRWLINRSTTWRAAYRSRSRRCCAGATPSSARFHPPNLSR; this is encoded by the coding sequence ATGTCTGGACTGCCCTTTTCCCCCACTCCCGCTGCGCCCGGCGACACCACGACGGCCTTCGGGATGCTGGGGCGGCAGTTGCAGTGGCGCCCGCTGCTGCTGGTGGGGCTGGTCATCGTGGGGCTGCTCGCCGTCACGTCCATTTCGCTCGAAACTGGCGACACCTGGGACCGGCAGTTCGACCGTCCGCTCTACTTCGCGGTCCTGCTCGGCAGTCTGGTGATGGCGGTGCGGCTGTGGCAACCGGGGCAGACATTGGCGCGCGCGAGCTGGCAGCTTCTGCAAGCGGTGACCGGCTGGCTGCTGCTCAAATTTGCCTTGCTGCTGCTGTTCGCTGCGCCGGGGATACTCGCCCGCGAACTGGTCGAGTCGCTGCTGTGGCTGCCCACCCTGCTCAACTGGGGGCTGATCAGCAGCTTCAACCTGGGCCGGGTGGCGCTGGGGCGGCGCATCACGCTGAGCTTTCTGGCCCTGAGTGCGCTGCTGTCGGGGGCGTGGCTGCTGCGCTGGGGCTGGGAGCCGCAGGTGATTCAGGTGCTGCTGCAACTGCTGCTCTCCTCGGCCACCGGGTACGTGTACATGTCGTATTTCATTCAGCGGGTGCAGCAATCGCGCTTCAGCGAGGGCGAGCACGAGACGCTGGCGCGGCTGGCCTACACCGACCTGCTGACGGGCCTGCCCAACCGCCTGCGGCTGCAAGAAGAACTGGAGCGGCGCACAGCGGCAGATGAAGCGTTCGCGGTGCTCATCATTGACCTCGACTCGTTCAAGGTCGTCAACGACACGCTCGGCCACAATGCCGGCGACACGCTGCTCTGCGCGGTGACCGAGGTGCTGCGGGCCTCGCCCGACACCCAGGCAGCCTTCCGACTGAATGGCGACGAATTCGTGGTGCTGCTGTCCGGCGTCAGCGGCCCCGAGGCGGTGGCAGTGGGGCAGTCGGTGCAGACCCGCGCGCTGCGCCACCCCCTGATGCAGCGCGAGGTCGCCAGCACCCTGAGCATCGGCGTGAGTCTTTACCCCGAGGACGCGAGCAGCGCCAGCGAGGTGTTGCGGCACGCCGACAGCGCCATGTCCGCCGTCAAGCGCAGCGGGCGCGGTCAGGTGCGGCGCTACCAGTCGGAATACGACGCGCAGACCGAGCGTTTTCAACTGTGGCGCGTGAGCTGGCGCAGGCGTTCTACGACGGCCAGGGCTTTTCGCTGGCTTATCAACCGATCTACGACCTGGCGAGCGGCGTACCGGTCAAGGTCGAGGCGTTGCTGCGCTGGCGCCACCCCCAGCTCGGCCAGATTTCACCCGCCGAATTTATCCCGATAG
- a CDS encoding cytochrome c4, with protein sequence MSRFSSRLLWLAVPALLGTSVFAATTPGTTPQGTAAPKNPLALQFKTPSAARGAAIAGTCAGCHGKTGVSVQADIPSLAGQIPNYTQFQLAAFRAKLRPSNVMQQVASKLSDQDIADLSAYYAAQAVGPAWKAEPAARARGQKLFTAGDPARNVIACAVCHGSNGRGLNANHIASVTNLPPEYALEVLKEFHEAPTFGGLVPPETMRIAVKPLTDKDLKDVATYISSMK encoded by the coding sequence ATGTCCCGTTTCTCGTCCCGTCTGCTCTGGTTGGCCGTGCCTGCTCTGCTGGGAACGTCCGTGTTCGCCGCCACTACTCCGGGCACCACTCCCCAGGGCACTGCTGCGCCCAAAAATCCGCTCGCCCTGCAATTCAAGACGCCGAGCGCGGCGCGGGGCGCTGCTATCGCCGGGACCTGCGCGGGGTGCCACGGCAAGACGGGGGTGAGCGTCCAGGCCGACATTCCCAGCCTCGCCGGGCAGATTCCCAACTACACCCAGTTTCAGCTCGCGGCATTCCGCGCCAAGTTGCGCCCCAGCAACGTGATGCAGCAGGTGGCGTCCAAACTGTCGGACCAGGACATCGCCGACCTCAGCGCCTACTACGCGGCGCAGGCGGTCGGCCCCGCGTGGAAGGCCGAGCCTGCCGCCCGCGCACGCGGTCAGAAGCTCTTCACCGCCGGCGACCCGGCGCGCAACGTGATTGCCTGCGCGGTGTGCCACGGCAGCAACGGGCGCGGGCTGAACGCGAACCACATCGCCAGCGTGACCAACCTGCCGCCCGAGTACGCGCTGGAGGTGCTCAAGGAATTCCACGAGGCCCCCACCTTCGGCGGTCTCGTGCCGCCTGAAACCATGCGCATTGCCGTCAAGCCGCTGACCGACAAGGACCTCAAGGACGTGGCGACCTACATCAGCAGCATGAAATAA
- a CDS encoding M48 family metallopeptidase, protein MTRSAPETHWQVAGLDVQVRRSARRRTLALQVRGGVITAYAPAGLPDATIRAFVEAKQGWLRQHLGEQRRRPAPPALSDGSPLAFLGESLTLCAAPVTQARRVGDELLVPAENLAAEVERWTRRAVLSTYTALVEDYAARLGARDRLRCVRVSATRSRWGSCTAAGDVRLHWLLSRAPLEVLHYVALHEAAHLLELNHSPRYWAHVARVMPDHARWHRWLRDHGEELGVRGDG, encoded by the coding sequence ATGACCCGCTCTGCTCCGGAGACACACTGGCAGGTGGCGGGCCTCGACGTGCAGGTGCGCCGCAGTGCCCGCCGCCGCACGCTGGCGCTGCAAGTGCGCGGCGGCGTGATTACGGCCTACGCGCCGGCGGGGCTGCCCGACGCGACCATCCGCGCCTTCGTGGAGGCCAAACAGGGCTGGCTGCGGCAACACCTGGGCGAGCAGCGCCGCCGCCCGGCTCCGCCTGCGCTGAGCGACGGCTCGCCGCTGGCCTTTCTGGGCGAAAGTCTGACCTTGTGCGCCGCCCCGGTGACGCAGGCCCGGCGCGTGGGCGACGAACTGCTTGTGCCAGCGGAAAACCTCGCCGCCGAGGTCGAACGCTGGACCCGCCGCGCCGTCTTGTCGACCTACACGGCTTTGGTCGAGGACTATGCCGCGCGGCTCGGCGCCCGTGATCGCCTACGCTGCGTCCGGGTGAGTGCCACCCGCTCGCGCTGGGGCAGTTGCACGGCGGCGGGCGATGTCCGGCTGCACTGGCTGCTCAGCCGGGCGCCGCTGGAAGTGCTGCACTACGTGGCGCTGCACGAGGCGGCGCACCTGCTCGAACTCAATCACTCGCCGCGCTACTGGGCGCACGTCGCCCGCGTGATGCCGGACCACGCCCGCTGGCACCGCTGGCTGCGCGACCACGGCGAAGAACTGGGCGTGCGTGGCGACGGGTAG
- the murD gene encoding UDP-N-acetylmuramoyl-L-alanine--D-glutamate ligase, whose translation MVRGAVPRTTEFGELLYGKAVNLGGRVLIYGLGRSGRGVAHFLHGEGVSAFWHDLRPAPEDEALMRQLGHRQADLGGTYDLVVAAPGVPIDHRDLRVLAGRGAEIIGEVALAARLRPELPMVGITGTAGKGSTTVLIAQLLRACGLRAREGGNIDPPLLDVVDDAEVAVVELSSFQLERVPGLRLPVAVITNLGVDHLDRHGSVETYHAAKLNITAGQQSGDVLVRPADLPVPTRAQTVTFTPERLCLRDGQEVLPVADLPPGVHPANAAAALLAAEALLRHLGRAVDPAVLADALRAAQPVKGRFETVGQLGEVGFIEDSIATRTIAVESALRQARPPIAWLVGGRDKGAELAPLRAAAEGRVTRVIAFGEDGEALARDLGLPFEVIKAETGDESMDRAVRAGWEALGGAGGTGTVLLAPVGTSFDQFRDYQQRGASFRRAVQALLGTQSGSGESA comes from the coding sequence GTGGTGCGGGGTGCCGTTCCACGCACCACGGAATTCGGAGAACTGCTCTATGGTAAGGCCGTGAATCTGGGGGGCAGGGTACTGATCTATGGACTGGGGCGCAGCGGACGCGGCGTGGCCCATTTTCTGCACGGCGAGGGGGTATCGGCCTTCTGGCACGACCTGCGCCCGGCGCCGGAAGACGAGGCGCTGATGCGGCAGCTCGGGCACCGGCAGGCCGATCTGGGCGGCACCTACGACCTGGTGGTGGCGGCGCCGGGCGTGCCGATCGACCACCGTGACCTGCGGGTGCTCGCCGGGCGCGGCGCCGAGATCATCGGCGAGGTGGCGCTCGCGGCGCGGCTGCGGCCAGAGCTCCCGATGGTCGGCATCACCGGCACGGCGGGCAAGGGCAGCACCACCGTTTTGATCGCGCAACTGCTGCGGGCGTGTGGCCTGCGGGCGCGGGAAGGCGGCAACATCGACCCGCCACTGCTCGATGTGGTGGACGACGCCGAGGTCGCGGTGGTCGAACTCAGTTCCTTTCAGCTCGAGCGGGTGCCGGGGCTGCGGCTGCCAGTGGCCGTCATCACCAATCTCGGCGTGGACCACCTCGACCGCCACGGCAGCGTGGAGACCTACCACGCCGCCAAACTCAACATCACGGCGGGCCAGCAATCAGGCGACGTGCTGGTGCGGCCCGCCGACCTGCCGGTGCCGACGCGGGCGCAGACCGTCACCTTCACCCCCGAGCGGCTGTGCCTGCGGGACGGTCAGGAAGTGTTGCCCGTGGCTGACCTGCCGCCGGGTGTTCATCCCGCCAACGCCGCCGCCGCGTTGCTCGCCGCCGAGGCGCTGCTGCGGCACCTGGGCCGCGCGGTGGACCCGGCGGTGCTGGCGGACGCTCTGCGCGCGGCGCAGCCGGTCAAGGGCCGCTTCGAGACGGTGGGGCAACTCGGCGAGGTCGGCTTTATCGAGGACTCCATCGCCACCCGGACCATCGCGGTGGAGTCGGCGCTGCGCCAGGCGCGGCCCCCGATTGCCTGGCTGGTCGGCGGGCGCGACAAGGGAGCCGAACTCGCCCCGCTGCGGGCCGCCGCCGAGGGCCGGGTCACGCGGGTGATCGCCTTTGGAGAAGACGGCGAGGCGCTGGCGCGGGACCTGGGCCTGCCTTTCGAGGTTATCAAGGCTGAGACGGGCGACGAGAGCATGGACCGCGCCGTGCGCGCCGGGTGGGAGGCACTGGGCGGGGCCGGGGGCACGGGCACGGTCCTGCTTGCTCCGGTGGGCACCAGTTTCGACCAGTTCCGCGATTACCAGCAACGCGGCGCGAGCTTTCGCCGGGCGGTGCAGGCGCTGCTCGGCACGCAGTCCGGCTCCGGAGAAAGCGCGTGA
- a CDS encoding M20 family metallopeptidase produces the protein MTGPSADAFPDLPTMLRDLRTLVDIESPSSDPAAVARVMDVVEGWARDLGAETHALPGGTRSFHFGPADGPYLLVLTHADTVWPHGTLGRMPWREDGERLYGPGTYDMKGGVVGLFHALRSLGGEWPQGGVRVLLSPDEEIGSPGSREHIEAAAQGARAVLVPEPPVSDSHNLKTGRKGTGDYVLTLHGVASHAGNRPELGASAITAAAEAVLALQALARPEVGTTVSVGLISGGSAVNVIPDHCRLGVDVRVSTLEEAERIERGVRAWRPSNDRVTCEVGGGLNRPPFEQGEGTLRLFAQAQEIAGELGFTLGHESVGGGSDGNFTAATVPTLDGLGAPGDGAHAAHEHIRLDRWPDHVRLLAGLLRRA, from the coding sequence ATGACCGGACCCTCCGCTGACGCTTTCCCCGACCTTCCCACCATGCTGCGCGACCTGCGGACGCTGGTGGATATCGAGTCGCCGTCGAGCGACCCCGCCGCCGTGGCGCGGGTCATGGACGTGGTCGAAGGCTGGGCGCGCGACCTCGGCGCCGAGACGCACGCGCTGCCCGGCGGCACCCGCTCCTTTCATTTCGGCCCAGCGGACGGCCCTTACCTGCTGGTCCTCACCCACGCCGACACGGTGTGGCCGCACGGCACGCTGGGCCGCATGCCCTGGCGCGAAGACGGCGAGCGGCTCTACGGCCCCGGCACCTACGACATGAAGGGCGGCGTCGTGGGCCTGTTTCACGCGCTGCGCTCGCTGGGCGGCGAGTGGCCCCAGGGCGGCGTGCGGGTGCTGCTCTCGCCCGACGAGGAAATCGGCAGCCCGGGCAGCCGCGAGCACATTGAGGCGGCGGCGCAGGGCGCGCGGGCGGTGCTGGTGCCCGAGCCGCCGGTGTCCGACAGCCACAACCTCAAGACCGGGCGCAAGGGAACCGGCGACTACGTGCTGACCCTGCACGGCGTGGCGAGTCACGCGGGCAACCGCCCCGAACTCGGCGCGAGTGCCATCACCGCCGCCGCCGAAGCGGTGCTGGCGCTGCAAGCCCTCGCCCGCCCGGAAGTCGGCACCACCGTCAGCGTGGGCCTGATCTCGGGCGGGAGCGCCGTGAACGTGATTCCCGACCACTGCCGCCTGGGGGTGGACGTGCGTGTTTCAACGCTGGAAGAAGCCGAGCGAATCGAGCGCGGCGTGCGCGCCTGGCGCCCCAGCAACGACCGCGTGACCTGCGAAGTCGGCGGCGGCCTGAACCGGCCCCCCTTCGAGCAGGGCGAGGGCACCCTGCGGCTGTTTGCTCAGGCGCAGGAGATTGCGGGTGAACTCGGCTTCACGCTCGGCCACGAAAGCGTCGGCGGCGGCAGCGACGGCAACTTCACTGCCGCCACGGTGCCCACCCTCGACGGCCTGGGGGCGCCTGGCGACGGAGCCCACGCCGCGCACGAGCACATCCGACTCGACCGCTGGCCCGACCACGTGCGGCTGCTCGCCGGGCTGCTGCGGCGCGCCTAG